Proteins from one Thaumasiovibrio subtropicus genomic window:
- a CDS encoding alkene reductase has product MLFNEFEFDGFSVANRIAMAPMTRSRTSQPGDVPNEMMATYYQQRASAGLIITEGAPISAVARGYSMTPGIYTEQHIAGWKKVTSAIKQQGGKAFIQLWHVGRRSHASIAGEQPVSASALKEPDQVFGPLPEGGFGMIETQTPRALTLEEISATVADFAQAAKNAILAGFDGVEIHAAHGYLIEQFLRRSSNQRNDGYGGSRENRMRLLLEVVDAVIDAIGADKVAIRVSPHVIEGFAEDDTEMRMLMIDVAKALAERRLAYLHFSENISRYNEVDEQFRRDIRAVYPNPIMVAGKLTQERAEQLIEKGYADLVAFGTPFVTNPDLVARFKHQWPLAEFDADARLTLYGGDEVGYIDYPAYQPTYI; this is encoded by the coding sequence ATGTTATTCAATGAGTTTGAATTTGATGGGTTCAGTGTCGCAAATCGTATTGCGATGGCACCCATGACGCGATCTCGGACATCGCAACCTGGAGACGTGCCGAATGAGATGATGGCGACCTATTATCAGCAGCGCGCGAGCGCAGGATTAATCATCACAGAAGGGGCGCCCATTTCCGCGGTGGCGCGAGGTTACTCGATGACACCGGGTATCTATACCGAACAACATATTGCGGGTTGGAAGAAGGTCACGTCTGCGATTAAGCAGCAAGGGGGTAAGGCCTTTATTCAGCTTTGGCATGTCGGTCGTCGCAGCCACGCATCCATCGCCGGTGAACAACCTGTGTCGGCATCAGCGTTAAAAGAGCCAGATCAAGTATTTGGTCCCTTACCTGAAGGGGGATTTGGCATGATTGAAACGCAAACCCCTCGAGCACTGACCCTAGAGGAAATTAGCGCGACTGTGGCAGATTTCGCCCAAGCGGCCAAGAATGCGATACTTGCGGGATTTGATGGTGTTGAGATTCACGCCGCGCATGGGTATCTCATCGAACAGTTCTTACGTCGGTCGAGCAACCAGCGTAACGATGGCTATGGTGGAAGCCGAGAAAACCGGATGCGCTTGCTGCTAGAAGTGGTGGATGCCGTCATCGATGCAATAGGAGCAGATAAAGTCGCAATTCGTGTTTCGCCGCATGTGATTGAAGGTTTTGCCGAAGACGATACAGAAATGCGAATGTTGATGATAGACGTGGCAAAAGCATTGGCAGAACGCCGCTTGGCTTACCTGCATTTCTCAGAAAACATCTCACGCTATAATGAAGTTGATGAACAGTTCCGCCGCGATATTCGAGCTGTTTACCCCAATCCCATTATGGTGGCGGGAAAACTGACCCAAGAGCGCGCAGAGCAGCTGATTGAAAAAGGGTATGCGGATTTAGTCGCGTTTGGTACGCCTTTTGTTACCAACCCTGATCTCGTTGCACGATTCAAACATCAATGGCCATTGGCCGAGTTTGATGCAGATGCGCGGCTGACGCTGTACGGCGGTGACGAGGTGGGGTACATTGATTATCCTGCGTATCAACCAACGTATATATAA